A single window of Silurus meridionalis isolate SWU-2019-XX chromosome 11, ASM1480568v1, whole genome shotgun sequence DNA harbors:
- the mrrf gene encoding ribosome-recycling factor, mitochondrial — MASSRLGLLRPLLRSVTSPVVSSTPVLPFAHHLCPHVVVSPARHARHYATKKSKAKAKSQMTKVSINAALVEDIINLDEVKEDMAAVLTTLRDDFSRNLGIRTSPGALDHITVSTKDGKFPLNQLGQISMKSPQLLIINMASYPEATAAATRALQESSMKLNPEVEGTIIRVPIPKVTREHRENLAKLAKQFSNKAKESVRRVRSNTLAQVKRSKEGVSEDTIHLIEKQVQQMADGFAADIDKQLASKTKELLG; from the exons ATGGCGTCTAGTCGTCTGGGCCTCCTGCGCCCGTTGCTCCGCTCCGTCACAAGCCCAGTTGTGAGCAGCACACCAGTGCTTCCTTTCGCTCATCATCTCTGCCCCCATGTTGTCGTCTCTCCGGCTCGTCACGCCCGCCATTATGCTACGAAGAAAAGTAAAG CAAAAGCAAAGAGTCAGATGACTAAAGTGAGCATCAACGCCGCCCTGGTGGAGGACATCATCAACCTGGACgaggtgaaggaagacatggcTGCCGTTCTGACCACTCTGAGAGACGACTTCAGCCGCAACCTGGGAATCAGAACCTCACCAG GTGCCCTGGACCACATCACTGTGAGCACCAAGGATGGGAAATTCCCCCTGAACCAGCTCGGCCAGATCTCCATGAAATCTCCACAGCTCCTCATCATCAACATGGCCAGTTACCCAGAG gccacAGCAGCCGCCACTCGCGCACTACAGGAGAGCAGCATGAAGCTTAACCCAGAAGTTGAGGGCACCATCATCAGGGTCCCTATTCccaa GGTGACCCGGGAGCACAGGGAGAACCTGGCCAAGCTGGCAAAGCAGTTCAGTAACAAGGCGAAGGAGTCGGTGAGGAGGGTTCGCTCCAACACCCTGGCTCAAGTGAAGAGGAGTAAAGAGGGCGTGTCTGAGGACACCATCCACCTGATCGAAAAACAG GTTCAGCAGATGGCAGACGGTTTCGCAGCAGACATCGACAAACAGCTCGCCTCTAAAACCAAAGAGCTCCTGGGCTga
- the LOC124393587 gene encoding annexin A3-like yields MASQWNDLSLLMNSPDSLSNPTRGTIKDKAGFNAGEDAAALRKALEGIGTRESTLIEILTRRSSAQRQQICKVYKDITGKSLVDALKGDTRGNFEDVLVALVTPPGQFDMKAIKKAIKGAGTTESTLIEILASRSNQQIKALSDAYLQETGKALINDLKSEVSGDFGKTLLILAEGKRDESKNVDVAKAKADARALYEAGEKKLGTDESKFIDILCHRSVPQLRQTLVEYKDLSGKTLQQSIEKEMSGKIEEVLVAIVKCVKSAPAYMAELLHKSMKGVGTNEAMLTRIMVSRSEIDLMDIKSEYKKLYSRSLYSDIKSDITGDYEKTLLAICGSDDK; encoded by the exons ATGGCTTCTCAGTGG AATGATCTGAGTCTCCTCATGAACTCCCCGGACTCGCTGTCCAACCCT ACTCGAGGAACCATTAAAGATAAAGCAGGATTTAATGCAGGTGAAGATGCTGCTGCTTTGAGGAAGGCCCTCGAGGGAATCG GAACGCGGGAGAGCACACTGATCGAAATTCTGACTCGGAGAAGCAGCGCTCAGCGTCAGCAGATCTGTAAAGTGTACAAGGACATCACCGGAAAG TCTCTTGTGGACGCTCTGAAGGGAGACACTCGTGGAAACTTTGAGGACGTTCTGGTGGCTCTTGTTACCCCACCGGGGCAGTTTGACATGAAGGCAATTAAAAAGGCAATTAAA GGAGCTGGAACCACAGAGAGCACGCTGATCGAGATCCTGGCGTCCCGATCCAACCAGCAGATCAAAGCTCTGTCTGATGCGTACCTGCAGG AGACGGGGAAAGCGCTGATTAACGATCTGAAGTCGGAGGTGTCGGGGGATTTCGGGAAAACGCTGCTCATCCTGGCTGAG GGCAAAAGGGACGAGAGCAAAAACGTGGACGTGGCCAAAGCTAAAGCTGATGCGAGG GCGCTGTACGAGGCCGGAGAGAAGAAATTGGGGACGGATGAGAGCAAGTTCATCGATATCCTCTGTCACAGGAGCGTTCCTCAACTCCGACAAA ctCTTGTGGAATATAAGGACCTGAGCGGGAAAACTCTGCAGCAGAGCATCGAGAAAGAGATGTCTGGAAAAATAGAGGAGGTTTTAGTAGCAATCG TGAAATGCGTGAAGAGCGCCCCTGCTTACATGGCAGAGCTTCTCCATAAGAGTATGAAG ggtgtgGGCACTAACGAGGCCATGCTGACTCGGATCATGGTGAGCCGCTCCGAGATCGATCTGATGGACATCAAGTCTGAGTATAAAAAACTGTACAGCCGCTCCTTATACTCCGATATCAAG tccGACATAACAGGAGATTACGAGAAAACACTGCTGGCGATCTGTGGATCGGacgataaataa
- the LOC124393588 gene encoding annexin A3-like has translation MASQWDDLSLLLDFPDSMSNPTRGTIKDKAGFNAGEDAAALRKAIEGIGTTEKILIDILTQRSSAQRQQICKVYKDMTGKSLVDALEGDTHGHFEDVLVALVTPPGQFDMQEIKKAIKGAGTTESTLIEILASRSNQQIKALSDAYLQETGRALIYDLKSEVSGDFGKTLLILAEGKRDESKNVDVAKAKADARALYEAGEKKWGTDESKFIDILCHRSVPQLRQTLLEYKDLSGKTLQQSIEGEMSGNLEETLVAIVKCVKSVPAYMAELLHKSMKGAGTTEAMLTRIMVSRSEIDLMDIKAEYKKLFGYSLYSAIESDTSGDYRKTLLGICGADDK, from the exons ATGGCTTCTCAGTGG gatgaCCTGAGTCTCCTTCTGGACTTCCCGGACTCAATGTCCAACCCT ACTCGAGGAACCATTAAAGATAAAGCAGGATTTAATGCAGGTGAAGATGCTGCTGCTTTGAGGAAGGCCATCGAGGGAATCG GCACCACAGAGAAAATTCTGATCGATATTTTGACTCAGCGAAGCAGCGCACAGCGTCAGCAGATCTGTAAAGTTTACAAGGACATGACTGGAAAG TCTCTTGTGGACGCTCTGGAAGGAGACACTCATGGACACTTTGAGGACGTTCTGGTGGCTCTTGTTACCCCACCGGGGCAGTTTGACATGCAGGAAATTAAAAAGGCAATTAAA GGAGCTGGAACCACAGAGAGCACGCTGATCGAGATCCTGGCGTCCCGATCCAACCAGCAGATCAAAGCTCTGTCTGATGCGTACCTGCAGG AGACGGGGAGAGCGCTGATTTACGATCTGAAGTCGGAGGTGTCGGGGGATTTCGGGAAAACGCTGCTCATCCTGGCTGAG GGCAAAAGAGACGAGAGCAAAAACGTGGACGTGGCCAAAGCTAAAGCTGATGCGAGG GCGCTGTACGAGGCCGGAGAGAAGAAATGGGGGACGGATGAGAGCAAGTTCATCGATATCCTCTGTCACAGGAGCGTTCCTCAACTCCGACAAA ctCTTCTGGAATATAAGGACCTGAGTGGGAAAACTCTGCAGCAGAGCATCGAGGGCGAGATGTCTGGAAATCTGGAGGAGACATTAGTAGCAATCG TGAAATGCGTGAAGAGCGTCCCTGCTTACATGGCAGAGCTTCTCCATAAGAGTATGAAG gggGCAGGAACTACCGAGGCCATGCTGACTCGGATCATGGTGAGCCGCTCTGAGATCGATCTGATGGACATCAAGGCCGAGTATAAAAAACTGTTCGGCTACTCCTTATACTCCGCCATCGAG tcgGACACCTCAGGGGACTACAGGAAAACACTGCTGGGGATCTGTGGTGCAGATGATAAATAA